The genomic stretch TCGAGCAGCCCCATGATGGTCTCGAACGCGGGCGCCATCGCGATCACAACGCGCTGCGCGTTGTTGCTGATGCCTTCCTTGAAATCCTTCCAGCGGTTGTTCAGGGCACGCAGGCGGTCGGTTTCCTGCTCTGACAGCTCGTTGAGCTTCTGCTGGCGCTCCATCTCCGCGCGGAGCGCCTGCGGGCCCTGCATGAGCGCGTACGCCATCGCGCGGGTGTAGCCCTCCTGCTGCATGGCGAGGATGGCAAAGCCGGTGCCCTGGGTCTGTGCGAGCTTCTGCGCGATCTCGGCGTCACGCTCCAGCTTCTTGATGGGGTTGTTGGCATCGCTTACGTCGGCATTCACGCCCGCGCGGCTGGCGTTCAGCAGGTACGCCTCCAACCGTTTGTCGAGCTCGCCTGTCTTCAGCTTGGCGGCCTGCTCCTGAATGCCCTTGAGCGCCTCGTCTGCATCGCCCACGGAAGCGCCAAGCCGGTCGAAGCTCTGCTCGACGGCCCGCACCTCGCCGGGGACCATGCCGAGTTCGCGCGCGAGCTGCCCGGTGGCAATGGCGCTCTTGATGGTGTCGCCCGCGAAGTCGGCCAGACCCTTGATGCCCAGGCCGGCCGTGAAGATCGCCACCAGCGCGAGCACCTCGCTGCGCACGCGCTTGAACGAGTCGGCGGCGCGCTTGTTGCGCTCTTCGATCTCTTTCGCGGCGCGGGTCTCTTCTGCGGTGAGTTTCTTGGTGGCTTGTGACGCCTCGGACTTGCCACGCTTGAAGGCGGCAGAGTCGAGGCCCAGGGTCACAATCAGCGCGTCAACGATCGTCGCCACGGTCACTTTCTCCGTTCCATCGCGACGCGCTCGTTATGGCTGTCGACGATGATTATTTCGAGCAGGTCATGCAGGTCTTCCTGGCCGTAGACGGTCTGTAGCTCGTGCAGCGTGGCGCGTTGCCGTGACAGCACCGCGCCGATGTTGCGCGGCACGTTGGGATACTCGATCAGGCGGCCGGTTGATTCGCCGACCCAGAAGCCTGCGTCGATGGGGCGGCGCCTGTAAAAAACTCCAGATGAAGGTCGAGCACAGCCTTGCGCAGCTTCAGGCGAGTGACCACCTCTTCGATGTCATCCTCGATGAGGTCGCGCGCGCCGCCCGCCTGGCCGCTAAACTCGTACTGCACGCACGTCATCATCTCGTCGAACAGGGGCTTGACGAGATCGAATGGCACTTTCGTCAGGGCTTTGATGCCAATGGCGGCCAGACCTGCCAGGCCTGCCTTCAGCACGTCGTCGTCCACGTCGACACCGCTCTGCATGAGGGCGAACAGCGCGCGCGCCGCCCACTCTTCCGAGCGGGTTGCCGGCATCTCTGTAATGCGGAACCGCTTGCCCTTGTCGCGGCCGTCGGTGGCGGTGAAAAATGAGGTCTTGCGTCCCATGTCACATCGGCGCCGGGTGCACCGACTCCCAGGTGATTTCGTAGGTGACCGGCTGCAGCGTCTTCTTGCCGTCGGGCATGGCCTTGGCGCGCGTGAGCGTACCGTTGTTCATGGCGAACTTCTTGCCAGGGCCAGGCAACGTCACGTTGCCGGATGCGGCGTACACGTCCTGCAGCGCGTCCTGCGCGGCGATCCACGCCTCGAAGAACGAGATCGACGGCGAATTTGCCATCAGCGTAATGCGCCACTTGACGTTGTGCGGGATCCAGCCGCTCGCCTGCTTGCCGTCGAGACCAAGCTGGACTTCCGCCATTTCCATGTCGTCGGTGTCGAAGATGTCTTCGGCCGCGTAGCCTTGAATCTGCTGGGCCACCGGGAAGACCGGGATGACGGACAGCATGATCTGGCTGTTCGCGCTGGTGATAGAGCCTGCCATGTCGTTTTCTCCTTACTGAACCAGGACCGAGGCCATCTGGATCACGTGGACGGAACCGCCGTCCATGTACCAGAAGTTGACCGGCGGCGATTGGCGAGCGGCACGGATCTGCGCTGCCGTCTGCGATGCGAGCACCTGGAGATACCAGCCGCGCGACGACAGCACCTTGTCGATGGCGACGCCGGCTGCGGTATTCACCTCGGCGGCCTGTGCGGCCGATAGCTGCACGCCGGGCTGCAGGCCGCCGAAGTTGGCGAACTGGTTGATCGGATCCAGCAGCCACGCCTCGATGAGTGCATCGCCCGCGCTGTTGTAGGGAACCGAGTTGGTCTGCGTCAGGCCAGTCATGATCGCGAGCTGGAACTGGTTGTTCAGCCAGATCTGATTCACATACGAGTCGATCCACTCGTATTGACCAGCGATCACGCCGTCCGTGAAGAACGTGAACTGCTGGTTGGCCGTCGCGAAGGCGCCGTAGCAGTTGTAGCCGTTCGCCTTGAGGTTCGTGTACGTTGTCGCGTCGGTCACCGTAGCGGCCAACCCGGATTGCGATTTGAACTTGGCGGTGATGCGGCCGGCGCGCGCACCGAAGTTGATCGAGGCGATCATCCCCATCAGATACGCCGCCTGGTTCACATCCTTGTAGATCGGCGCGACGCCCGACATGTTCGCCTGGCCAACGATGTAGCCGAGCGACGTGGTGGCCGGCACGGTGGTCGTCGGGCTCTGGTCGGTGTCCCACGCGGCGTACAGGTAGCGGTTGTTCTGCTGAGCCGTCCAGGTTGCGAAGGCTTGCTTCTGTGCGTTGCCGCTGCCGTTGTCCGGGTCGAACGCCGTCATGAACGACGCCCAGTTGGTCGTCACGCGCACGAGAGCGTTCATCGCGTTGGCAGGCGTCGAGGCGACGGCACCCTGCGAGAGCACCGCGCCGGTGGCCGACGTGAGAGCGAGGCCAGCCGCCAGGGTGCCGGTGGCATAGGCAACCGTGGACGCTGCGCCGGTGATGGCCGACGTGACCACGAATGCGCTCGACACGCTGTCGAACGTGACAGCCGGTGCGACAAACGCGCCCGTCATCGATTCGCTTGCCACCGTCTGCGTGTTGTTCACCGTGTAGGTGCCCGTGCCGCCGGTACCGGTCAGGAAGCCAGTGACAACCGTGCCCGCTGCGATGCCAGTCCCTGCGAGCTGCTGGCCAACGGCAATCGTGCCCGCGCTAACAGCCGAGACCGTGAGCGTCGTGCCGCTGATCGCGCCAGTGAAAGCTGCGGAAGTTTGCGTGGTGCCGGCCAGCGCGGTCTGGATCGCTGTGGCAGCGGCAGAGAAGCTCGACGCGCTTGCGAGGTTGATCGAGGCCGCCGCCCAGGTGAAGCCGTCTACCACCACCGACAGCGAGCCCGACAGCGCCTGAAGCTGTGAAAGCGTCATTGCCGCCAGAGAGCCGCCGCGCAGATAAGCCGCGACAGAAGCCGTCGGGTATTGCATAAAGCTGAGCGAGCCCGGCTTTTTTGTCGAATTGTCAAAGCCTTTGTAATAAACCGAGGCCAAAGACGCTTCAAGAGACGCGGGGCCGTAATAACTCGCGACAGCCAATTGCGTGGGAAAACTCGGCACGGTGCCAATCGGCGTGCGTGTATTCGTTGTGAGGATAACCCCCACCAGATCAAGCGCCGAGCCGCCCGCGCTGACGACGCTCGGATTCGCATTGGCGATAAGGGATGCCGGGATCGACATGGTTTAGGCTCCGGGTGGATATGCCGCTTGAACGCTGGTCGTATTGACCTTAACGGTATTTGCGAAATCCTGCGGCGTTTGAGTGATTGGATTGTACTGAATAGCAGCGTCAATAATCCAACGCTGTTCAAACTGGTTTTCACCGTTAATAAACGGCATTTGTTTCGGTTCTTCGCAATAAAGCGGTTGAATTTGCGAATTTACGGACGCAAAAGAATTGCAGCCATATTCGTCGCGGAACAGCGTCGCGATGATCGCGGTGTTGTCGGCAGAGTTGGGGCCGTGCACATTGAGCTGCACGTGTAGCGCCATCGAGACGAGCGAATTGCGCGTGCCCTGGCCGGTGCCGGGGTCGGTGAACGTGTCGACGTTCGTCGAGAGCCGCGGCATCGTGATGACGTTCATCGTCACGAAGTCCGGAACCGCTGGCTCGGCTACGCCGTTTTCCTGCGCCTTCACGACCTCGATGCCGGTCGGCAGGATGCCCAGCAAGAACGCGCGCAGCGCGGTGAAGACGTCGGTTTCTTTGATGCTGATGGTCGCGGGCATGGTCAGCTCATCTGAAGTTGAATCGCCAGCGCGCACCAGTCCGGCCACGTCTCCAGCGGCTGCACGACGAGCCACGTCGTGCCCTGGAGGTTGGCCGGCACATTCGCGGTCGTGCCGAACTGGAAGCGGTCCCCGCCTCCCTGCCCTGGCCGGTAGACGCTGCGCCAGTCGCCGTCGAGATACGCCTTGCGCAGCACGCCGCCGATGTTCAGGCCGTCGAGGTGCTGGATTTCCTTCGCCGACAGCGCCTGCACCTGCACGCTCTCGGTCGACGTGGTGCGCACGGGTGTGCGTCCACCGTCTGGCGCCGTTACATAGCCGCCGCTGCGCTGGAGCGTCGCCGGCACGTGCGGATTCACTGCGCCGATCACGCCTTTCACCACGCCATGCAGGTTCATTCCGACACCTCGCCATCAACGATGTCGTAGGCCACCGAGTTCATCATGTGCTTGGTATCGCGCAGCACCTGGTCGTGCCCCTTCTTCTCGATGGTCGATTCCGCGTTCGGCGGATCAGAAAACGTGGCGATGGTGCTCTTGATGTCGGTCATGGCTGCCTCGCCTGCCAGGCGCAGGGCGGCCTCGAAATCGCCGCCATTGCGCTGCACCGTCGCGCCGACCACCTTCGACCAGCGCTTTCCTTTCGCCTGGGCCGTAGTGCGCATGAAGGGACGCGGCGGCGTCACGATGGTCTTGCCGTTGACGTTGCGGCTTGTGCCGTATTCATTCCAGAAGGCGACCACGGCCGTCGGCTTGCCATCCGGGTACTGCGAGCCTTCGAGGATGCCGGCGCGCATGGTCTTGTTCGTGCCCTTCAGGTACTGCGCGAGAGCGGCTTCCAGTTTGGCGCCGCCGGCGACCTTAGCTGCACACATGGGGAGCGGCGAAATACCGGAACATGCGGTATGGCAGCGCCATCTGCCAGAAGAGCAAGCCGTACTGGCTCTGCGCCCAGAATGCTGCGCTCTGCGACTGCACCTGCGCGAAGGTCGCGTTCACCGTGCCTTCGGTGGCGCCGGTCATCTGGCCAACAAGGGCTGCTTGGGATCCATCACCTGCGCTGGCGCGGCCCATGAGGAACGCGATGTGGGCGGTGATGAGGTAGAGCAGGTTCGTGCGGATCGTCAGATCCTGCACGATGGAAGCGGGGGTGTTATTCAGAAACGCCCCAGCCATGCCGAAATACATGGTGAGGGTGGTGGGCGACACCGCGGAGAACGCCGGAAACTGCGCCACGAAGGCCACCGGATCGAACGTGACGGTGCCGCCCATGGCTTAAGCAGCCTTTGCCGTGCCGTCGGCAGACTTGTCTTCCGGGTGGGCGTTCGGGTTGTAGCCCTCGAAGCCGGTCTTCTCGCCTTCAGCTTCGCGCGCCTGCGATTCGCCGGACTTGTCGTCCTTGGCGGCGAAGATGAAGCCGTTGAGGTGCGCGGCCGACTTGCCGTGATCCTTAACGATCTGCTCCCAGTCGTCAGCATCCACGGTCGTGACACCGAAGCCCATCACGGCGTAGCGGCCCGGCATGTCGGTCACCTGCAGCTCGGAACGCTCGTCGCCATACATGCCGATCAGGCGCACCTCGCGGCCGTCCGGCATCGTGTAGCGAATGCCGTGCGGCAGCTTGCAGTACACCTTGACCGGCTTGGCGGCCTTCGTTTCTTGGGTTTCAGCCATGTCAGACCCCCAGCATCTGGGCGATGAAGTTCGGGTAATAGATCACTGCGCCCCAGGCATGCCCCGACTTTTTCTCGGAGAAGTAGGACGAGTGGCGGACCACGCCGTGGGCGCGCATGCGCTCGGCGTAGGCGAGTTCGCCAGTCGGGAAGCCCTCGACATCCTGGATGATCATCTGCACCAGGTTGCCGCTGGTCGTGGCGAACTCGGGGATCGTCTCGATCGTCATGTTCGGATAGGCCAGCTTCAGACGATCCTTGAGCACCTGACCGTAGTTGTTCTGCTTGGTCAGGTTTTGCTCGACAACGTTGGGAATCCCAACGGTCGCCTTGGACTTCGTGTTGATGAGGCCGCCGCCCTGGCTGATTGCGTTCGCCCACAGCAGCACGAAGTCGGCATAGATCTCGTCCGAGTTCTTCTGCGCCCAGGTATTGCCGTTTGCGCCAGTGGTCGGTGCCACCGGAGCGATCAGCGACGGATCGTTCATCAGACCGTAGTTTTGCAGCCCGCTCACGCCGAACAAGAAGATGTTGTTTTCCTTCTTGCGCAGAATCAGTGCCGATGCTCGCTGTTGGTTTTGGGCGTAGTTCAAACGCGCCTTTGCGGCCACGTCCATCTGCTTGTCGCCCCACTGCGTGTTCGTCTGGAACCCGTAGGACTGACGTTGCGGGAAGTTCGTGTTGTGGCTCGACTGGCCGTTCTCGCTGAAATCGCCGTAGGTCGCGGTTTCACCTTCCGACTCCACAACCATGAAGGTCGTGGTGTTGGTTGCCCAGTCGCCCTTCTGCACCGCGCCGTAGAGCAGCTCGGCGTTCATCGGAGCCGTGAGCACTTCGATCACACGCGGGTCGAAGTAGTTGGTGAGCATCGCGGGGATGCCGTTGTTGGGTTGCGTGACCATGGGGCCGGCCGCGTCCATTGCGGCGACCAGCT from Ralstonia pickettii encodes the following:
- a CDS encoding transcription elongation factor GreA, producing MPRNIGAVLSRQRATLHELQTVYGQEDLHDLLEIIIVDSHNERVAMERRK
- a CDS encoding phage tail fiber protein, giving the protein MAGSITSANSQIMLSVIPVFPVAQQIQGYAAEDIFDTDDMEMAEVQLGLDGKQASGWIPHNVKWRITLMANSPSISFFEAWIAAQDALQDVYAASGNVTLPGPGKKFAMNNGTLTRAKAMPDGKKTLQPVTYEITWESVHPAPM
- a CDS encoding DUF3383 domain-containing protein; the protein is MSIPASLIANANPSVVSAGGSALDLVGVILTTNTRTPIGTVPSFPTQLAVASYYGPASLEASLASVYYKGFDNSTKKPGSLSFMQYPTASVAAYLRGGSLAAMTLSQLQALSGSLSVVVDGFTWAAASINLASASSFSAAATAIQTALAGTTQTSAAFTGAISGTTLTVSAVSAGTIAVGQQLAGTGIAAGTVVTGFLTGTGGTGTYTVNNTQTVASESMTGAFVAPAVTFDSVSSAFVVTSAITGAASTVAYATGTLAAGLALTSATGAVLSQGAVASTPANAMNALVRVTTNWASFMTAFDPDNGSGNAQKQAFATWTAQQNNRYLYAAWDTDQSPTTTVPATTSLGYIVGQANMSGVAPIYKDVNQAAYLMGMIASINFGARAGRITAKFKSQSGLAATVTDATTYTNLKANGYNCYGAFATANQQFTFFTDGVIAGQYEWIDSYVNQIWLNNQFQLAIMTGLTQTNSVPYNSAGDALIEAWLLDPINQFANFGGLQPGVQLSAAQAAEVNTAAGVAIDKVLSSRGWYLQVLASQTAAQIRAARQSPPVNFWYMDGGSVHVIQMASVLVQ
- a CDS encoding phage neck terminator protein yields the protein MPATISIKETDVFTALRAFLLGILPTGIEVVKAQENGVAEPAVPDFVTMNVITMPRLSTNVDTFTDPGTGQGTRNSLVSMALHVQLNVHGPNSADNTAIIATLFRDEYGCNSFASVNSQIQPLYCEEPKQMPFINGENQFEQRWIIDAAIQYNPITQTPQDFANTVKVNTTSVQAAYPPGA
- a CDS encoding DUF4054 domain-containing protein, coding for MGGTVTFDPVAFVAQFPAFSAVSPTTLTMYFGMAGAFLNNTPASIVQDLTIRTNLLYLITAHIAFLMGRASAGDGSQAALVGQMTGATEGTVNATFAQVQSQSAAFWAQSQYGLLFWQMALPYRMFRYFAAPHVCS
- a CDS encoding DUF2184 domain-containing protein — encoded protein: MKLDQLKDYGIHLPHGAELLDAPTRTKLVAAMDAAGPMVTQPNNGIPAMLTNYFDPRVIEVLTAPMNAELLYGAVQKGDWATNTTTFMVVESEGETATYGDFSENGQSSHNTNFPQRQSYGFQTNTQWGDKQMDVAAKARLNYAQNQQRASALILRKKENNIFLFGVSGLQNYGLMNDPSLIAPVAPTTGANGNTWAQKNSDEIYADFVLLWANAISQGGGLINTKSKATVGIPNVVEQNLTKQNNYGQVLKDRLKLAYPNMTIETIPEFATTSGNLVQMIIQDVEGFPTGELAYAERMRAHGVVRHSSYFSEKKSGHAWGAVIYYPNFIAQMLGV